The DNA segment CCGAGCTGGACAACAGCACGCACTTGCTGGACATGAAGCACTTAACCACATTGGACTACGCTACCATCTCTccgtcgtcctcctcctctatGTCGCCCTCGCTGGTTGCCTCCATGTCCTCCGTCGGCGTGGCCTATGAGCTCAGTCCTCCACAGAGCGAGGATCACTTAACCGACCTGGATTACACCAGCGTGCACAGCTACAGGACTCAGTTAGACTCCCACAGTAAGGCGCAGCTCAGTGTGCTTCTATCTTCTGCATGTTGACGTCTAAAATTGACACTTCTCGTATTCAGATTCTATCAAACTGGAGCCAGAGTCGCCTCCTCAACACACCGAGAGTCCAACGTTCTCCAAACTACAGGATGACACATCGACTCCTGCACTCAACATTGAGTGTCGTGTGTGTGGAGATAAAGCCTCGGGGTTTCACTACGGCGTCCATGCCTGTGAGGGATGTAAGGTAAGACCATTTCATTGAAATTATTCTCCCTATGTATATAAATTGAAATTGACATTctattttacaaattaaaattatcattacatttttatatcatTCATATGTGATATAAAAatgtggacatgtggaactgtgaactgattatgggatgcactcaattgtaatctgatgcatgttcaaatgaaataaaaccattaccattaccatatattattttctatgcaAATATTAAGTTAGTTTGTTCAAAATAACAGTACGTTGTCACCTGCAAAAATCATTTAattaaaggctgtggtcttggattaaaataatgtaaagcaTAATCTATATTCACAACTTCTTCAATGTAATAGTAGCACCCTAGAAAAGTGGTGGTGATCCAAACTGACATTTGTGCATCGTAAGAGACCATTAGTTGAGAGTGTGAAACTCTTCACTTAATTggtcagaagaaaaaaaatatttattttctgcaaataATGTATCTTAGTTTGACTATATACCAATAGTGACTGGAAAAACAATGCATTAGAATCCTCTTCTAAACATCAAAAGGTGCAAAATGAACCTGTGTATTCAgcatacagtagatccctgcttTTCAAATGCGGTTACATTCCGGGACCACCAGTAGATGGAGAAATGGCACAACATGAGAAATTGATACAGCCATAAAAAATGACTTCTCCTCCAATTTCGTGTCAACGTTTGAAATAGAAGTGATTGTTGGAGGTACGCCTCACACACTTAGtaaacacatataaacactaCTCACCACTAAAGACTGACAGATATAATTGGAGTAGTTACCTTGTAGAAGTTATATCAGCAACTGTGGTGCATTCATAGACCACCCATAAAGTGCGAAATGTTTGgcttgatgaaaaaacagtgaagcatgaaaaaaattgtgGGCTTTTTAAAAAGTGGTACATATATGGATGTTGTACATTTAaccaatatatttattatcgGATTATGgtgaattaaatatattttcagaggaaaaaaactGCCTCtggaaaaaaactatatattcTTTTGaacaaaaatcagcaaatttgtCAATGCTGAATCATGAGTATGTggtgacatttatttttggtgAGGTTTTTactaatgtaaaatatgtattttggcACATTACAGGTTGGGAAACACTGATCTAAAACACAAGTTTGTTGTGTTTGgcttttttacatgttttattttgtgacgCTACAACAGAACAGTAATGGCAAAGAGGAAAGTGTGATGCTAACCACAGAACCTTACCGCAAATACGCTGGCATCCATATGAGTGTGATGTCAAAAAGTGACAGAATTTCTTCCTGTGAAAGTGTAGGCTGTAGGTCATGGTGGAAAAATATGCCACTTGAATGGGTGAGGGGGCGTCTGCATTGTTTGTAGTCACTTTAACTGTATGAGGCATACATGTTCCACTCTGCAAAACCATTTCATTGGCTACTTTTTTTTATGAAGAGCATTTGCATTGATCTCCATGCTGGAACAGGCTGAATGTAGGTAACATGCAGTAGTTATTGTTCTTAGGTTTTAGTGAGGGACTCGCCAGATGAGGAGGTCAGCCAAGCAGGGAAAcacttttaattgttttaagaGAGAAAACATTCTTTATTAAGGTGGAGTCCTGACCCCCTTTACCTTCCTCCTCCTTTAAATAACgcaccacaaaaaaagaagcagctGCAGCCTGTAAGAATGAATACAATGTGTTCCACCACACACTGACATGATGGGAAATCCCTATGATGCCTAaatcattttttacattttttctgcaGGGTTTCTTCAGACGCACCATCAGATTGAAGCTGGTCTACGATCACTGTGACCTCCACTGTCGTATTCACAAGAAGTCCCGCAACAAATGTCAATACTGTCGCTTCCAGAAGTGCCTGAATGTTGGCATGTCGCACAATGGTAAGATGCTAAGACAACGTAGTAACAAATATCAAGTCCATTTTGTCGgcacatgttgaattgtgctcTGTAGATgattcattcaaaaaaaaaattatgaactCCTTTACATTTTAAGTATGAGTGATCAGCCTTCAGCAGCTTtatatctacctctgcatgtgctttaaaatatCTGTTATTCAGCAGTTGATGTGTATGGCATTCAGTGTTGGTATCAGGGTCCATACCAGCCTAAATTAAAGAAATTTCCAATACGGAGGTTTGTCAGccaaaaaattcattaattcattcattttctaccgcttatcctgggtcgcaagggtgctggagcctatcccagctgtcttcggacgagaggcggggtacaccctggactggtcgccagccaatcacagggcacatatagacaaacaaccattcacactcacattcatacctatggacaatttggagtcgccaattaacctagcatgtttttggaatgtgggaggaaaccggagtacccggagaaaacccacgcatgcacggggagaacatgcaaaatctacacagagatggctgagggtgggattgaactcgggtctactagctgtgaggtctgagcgctaataATTGTGGTCGTTATGTGTGTAAATAATAAGCTATATGTGTATCTAtataggggctgcacagtgtaccAGTGgatagcacgcaggccacacacctTGGAGatctgagtttgattccacccatctctgtgcggagtttgcatgggttttctctgggtactccattccaaaaacatgctaggttaattggcgactccaaattgtccataggtatgaatgtgagtgtgaatggttgtttgtctatatgtgctctatgattggctggcaactggTTTGCTATTACACCGTTGGTTCATTTGCTGTGGTGTTATTCAATATGCTTgttaatgaatgaacacatgttcAAATCTAGTTCGAATCCTTTCAATGCTCTCATGCACAAAATtatctatattttatatgtaaggAAGTTTGTTAAACTTAGAAAAATGAGTGTGCTTGCATTTCATTAGCATCTTATCCTCTTTATGGTTAGGCTAAAAAACACACCCAAGctataattacaatatttatgCTAAATCTGAATTTTCCCTGCATAGAGCCACTTAAATATCTCACACAAGTATTGATAGTAAACTATTAATAAACTATAGTAAACTATTTTCTGTTGGCTATCACTCTACTCATCTTGGGTGTGAATAACCTGCCATGTAATCCCTTCATATGCCAGTCTACTTTGATCAATAATTGACATGACAAAGTGCATCAACCACCTGTGACTGCTTTGTCACCGTTGTGGGCTGGTTGCCCAGTTTAAAGAGGTTGTATTCTTTTGCTTGAGGTGGGCTTTCACCGCCCACGCACTCGCAGTTTACTAGCGAGGGCATGAATGGAGACATGATTCATGACTTCAGTGCCTCTGAATGTCAAATACACGTCATCAAAAcccttttatttttctatgaacatgaaatgtaaaaatcatAAATGTATAATTGCCTCATAGAGCTCACCTCATTACATGTCATCTACCGTGTGTTTCTGCCAGTGGGATTTTTAAAAGACAGTTACAACAATTAACAAAGTTGTTTGGGCGCATTTCTTGTTGTTCGTTTTATGATGTGGTAATGGTTGAAGTAATGGCAAGTCATTAACAAATCATGTTAATAGTACTGGCTTTCATCTTTTGGGAGCCTTGTGAAAACATTTACCGTGTTTTCCCATCTCATTTATTTGTGACGCCCTGCAACTATCTAATTTGGGCCGTAACGAATTTGATGGATGCTACTTGTTGTGCATGGTGATATGCATTGTACCAATGCTCCGAATTCCTACACAGAAGGAAGTCGTCATAAGTTTGTGAGTATTTTACTGACGGTTTCTCGTCTTTGTTGTGACTTGTTCACATACTCAGCCCTGCTACCGCTAGctaaattaaaaaaggaaacCAGGTAACATGTCAGGGAGTGATTAAATGCAGGACACgtgggaggaggtggaggaactCTGCAATGGGTGATTCAAGTACCCGATTCAAGCCAGTTTCTGCACATGCACTCTGTTATAGACGAATCAGGTACCCGATTCACTTCAGTGAGTGACTCATAAGAGGTCGAATCAGAAAAATGAATCGATATTGATGGTGCTATGAAAACAGAGCCGGAAGACACTCTGTTAACAATGTGCTTTCAGTGTGAAGGTAcaaggatgtccaaagtgcagcctgggggccatttgtggtccgCTGCTTGGACAGATAAGATAAAAAAGCATAATGTAAcgagaaaataattaaatgtttatactaataaatatttacatgatAAATACATGGCCGGGCtccatggcggtcgagtggttagcgcgcagacctcacagctcggccatctctgtgtggagtttgcatatttgcattccaaaaacatgctaggttaattggcgactccaaattgtccataggtatgaatgtgagtgtgaatggttgtttgtctatatgtgccctgtggttggcagggtgtaccccgcctctcgcctgaagacaataagctgggataggctccagcaccagcacccccgctgTTGGCATAAAAATTAGTTCGGTTCATATCGGTATTGGCTTTTCTGTTCATAATATCGATGCAACAAGCTTGCTAACTCAGTTGACTTATGAGACaatttgtttaaaataaatatggtaCCATATCTGTAACTTATATTGCAGATTATTTTGCTCaaactgtgtttatttgtgaaaagcATCCGGTGACAACACAGGAAAGGAAGCATCATGAGTTCTTTCATTACTCAAAATATCACCTGACATATTAGTTTGTTGACAATTTCTGTTTTGTATCAGTAAggaagtgctggacaatattggTATATCAGGAATCAGTAAAAAGCACATTCAGTATGATTGGACAaacttgttttttaatttaatcaagtcacaaaacaatgcctgtgtgtttttaaatgtttattatccCAGAAATAGATgctaaacattattattgtttttttttattatttgtgctgttccatttgtatttactttgccgATCAAATGCCTCAATGAGTGTTGACTGTCGGGGGAAAAAAGGCTCTGCATCTtgatgtgtagttttttttttctccagatgAGAAAACTGGATCATGTGTATATATTTGATGTGGGGAAGTTAGATTTACTGACTTGTTTGTGTTGATGGGCTCACCTTGCTCATTAATATTCTCACACATGTAGCTTTGCAAGCATCTTTTTCCCCTTTGAATTTCTATTACCTTGTATTGCTCCTCACAAGTTCCATTCCATGATCGCTGTGTGTATGCgagtggccccgcctcccccacagagacaaagtgACTGTATGACTGAAAAGAGTCAAATCTAGCATCTCTGCAAAAACCTGCTCATGTCtggttattatttgttgttattattgattGTTTGTGTCGTCTCCCAGCTATTCGTTTTGGCCGGATGCCACAAGCGGAGAAAGAAAAACTTCTAGCAGAATTCTCGTCCGACATGGAGCATATTCACCCAGAGGCAGCAGATCTGAGGGCCTTGGCCAAACATTTGTATGAAGCCTATCTCAAGTACTTCCCCCTCACCAAGGCCAAGGCCAGAGCCATCCTTTCTGGCAAGACGGGTGACAATGCAGTAAGAAGCACcgtccttttgttttttttacacttcacTTTATTCATCTTTGTATTGATACATTTCACTCTATACATAAAAGaagcattattattactacgGACATTCAGAAAGTTTTTCTAAACAATACAGATTCTCGACTGTATATACTCTATACACTTCCTATGTACCCAGTGTGTGCCTGCAGTACAGATCTTAGTGTTACTTTCACATAAAACCATTGCAACGACTAGTTTCTACATGTCTAGGCTCACTTGTGCAGTGGTCACGCTACAAATAACAGGAAACATGGATCCCCGCAAACCTTCATTATTCACCTCAGTCCAAATGTCAGAAAAACTTATCCAACCATATCCTTTGTTTAGTGTTTCTGTCGAGTTAGCACAAAAATCCAAAATGTTAGTGTATTCTCTAGCAACATGATGTCAAGACTACCTAGTACTGActtttgaataataatacattttacattttttttatttgtatagtgcttttcaagatattcaaagacactttacagaaaaatgaagttgaataaagcaagtaaacagaatagaagacacaccaaaatacagtaataataatggtaCAGTAATGTAGCAATGACTATATGAGTATACATATAGTAATGCAGCAAATACATTATGTCtgagtaataatgtaataatggcTGTCGAGTACTTTTGGATACTGGTGTAGTACTGCATTTATTCAAGTTGCTGTGGTTCAAGGCTGCTCAGTGACTTGTTTTGACTGTTCATGACACTGATAGCAGCCAAATGGCTCACAATCATTCTGTTTGTTGTTCTGCTCATTCCCTAAACCACCTCAAACTTCCTAAAACAAAGCTGGAGCGTTTATCAATGGCACACccgtgcacttttttttttttgattgaactTGACACCACATTGACATTTTCAACATTGAGCCTTCTTCCATCCTGCAGCCTTTCGTCATCCATGACATGAAGTCTCTGATGGAGGGAGAGCAGTTCATTAACTGCAGGCAGATGCCCATCCAAGAACACCAGCAGCAGACCTCCTTCCTTTCTGCCTCCAACGGAGGTGAGTGCCGCCAAAATGATGCATATTCacaatctgtttttttcaagtACATCTCATTCCCAGGCACTCTTCCGGGGTCAGAGTATGGCATTGTGGGAATGACGAGCGCCGTGGAGCTGCGTTTCTTCCACAGTTGTCAATCTCGCTCTGCTGAAGCTGTGAGAGAAGTGACAGAGTTCGCCAAGAGCATCCCTGGATTCATCAACCTGGATCTGAATGATCAGGTAAGATGCTCAATTTATCTTTTCTTTATATTCCTTCATCTGTCAACCCTTTTTACTGCTTCCCAGGTGACTTTGCTCAAGTACGGTGTGATTGAGGTCCTGATCATCATGATGGCGCCGCTGATGAACAAAGATGGGACACTCATCTCTTACGGGCAGATCTTCATGACGCGGGAATTCCTCAAGAGTCTCAGGAAGCCCTTTTGCCAGCTGCTGGAGCCCAAGTTTGAGTTCTCCGTTAAGTTCAACATGCTGGAACTTGATGACAGCGACATGGCGCTCTTTCTGGCTGTTATTATCCTCAGTGGAGGTGAGTTGTCTTACATCTATCCATAACCAGGTTCATACTGTAGACTAGTAACTCAGtgtattaatgttaatgttaatattaatattttatgaaaagtAATGTTAATAGGAATATtgactaatataatatattgtggcatgacggccgagtggttagcgctcaggccacacagctaggagaccggagacccaattctaccctcggccataggtatgaatgtgagtgtgaatggttgtttgtctatatgtgccctgtgattggctggcgaccagtctagggtgtaccccgcctctcgcccgaagacagctgggataggctccagcacccctgttaCGCTCatgaggataaccggtagaaaatgaatgaatgaattaattaattaataatatattgtactatattacaacaattattaatatataatattaatatatgattGTTAATATTACTATGTTTACCGGCCACCCACTGCATTCTATATCACCATGTGGCCCTGACCTATATATTTTATGGCAGCCAAATGGATGCACAGTTCACAGTTCATAGTAAGACATAGTGAGACATAAGACCTGGTCTTAGGAAAACAATAATGTAAGGTGTGATTTTACCAACCACAAGAGTCACCTTTCACCACATCTGACTGATATTTTTAGGGCAGATCATATTGCTGTCAAGCCTCAAAGCCGATAAGAACACAAATCCCACATTTAGGTGACTCATTAACTTAAATGACTGTGATTAGTGCTGGAGATGAAGCTATGTCGTCTTGAAGAGAGAAGGGCTTCTTTGGTTTGGGTGATATGAGTTCAAAAATAAGTGAAATAGTTTTGATATTAAGACAACGTTAACGTTGTCTTAATATCAAAACATTTAGTAATATCAAAACATTTAGGGGACAAGATGGAAGCTGTTTGTCCACGCCTGTCTCCAAGGAAACGCTATTGGGTACAAGTGGTGTTCTGGTTATGAACGAGTTATGTTCCTATACTGTGTTGTAAGCTGGAACTTCTACATGAATTAGCTCCTGAGCCACTCACATTGTACTCACAGAAGATATGaaggacatacagtatacaatacagtaataaaaagatgaaatacaatagttaaataataattattctttatttttagttatgTCCTATCTTCTCAAAATATTGTCCCAGGCAAGTCCGGATCTCCTCCCAGATCTGATTGTAACAGTGCATCGAATCCATGTCCTGGCTAGCATTCATTAGTATCCAATAATCATTATCCTTAATCATGGTTGCAACAatcaaaaagagcaaaaaaaacatccaataaCTCCAATAAAGGTTGGTTAGACAGCTAGTAGTACAACACCTAAGGTCCTCCTAAgcggagtgtgaccaatcacagcggaatgggcgtgcaattaatcaaaacagatcgttttcgcgggaagcacgaaatccaaagaaatacagctggaataggtgcagattctgaaagatctcaaaggttttctatactagttattgtgtgtaactgctctataggaatccacaactcaatacaaagggctgaaaaatttgcataaactttaaaagacataataaaagtGATGAAATGATTCCGGAATCTTTCTATAGTGTCCAAAGTCCCTAAGAACCAATTTTTCACTGAGGCTAAGTCACTAAAGTGTGGATACTTTATTTGGCCAATTTTTTAGGTGTACTGTTTGGCCGTATGATAATTGAGACATATTTGTAGCAACAATTATTGACAAAAAACCAAATCCTACATTATCCAGtgcatacaaaaacatacaataagGGTCAACTGTACAAAAGTTAACTAATAAGCAATGGTATCCTTCCTTCCAGGCACAAAGTGTATTCTTCTTACAAATACTGCATTCTTGCTGCCCATAACACGTATTCTTGCACCGGTGCATGCTATAACAAGTTCTCGAGTCTCAGGTTAGGCAccaaaatgaaattttaaaaaatgggagCGTGTTCATAAACACAAAATTTAACACGGAACAAGATAAGATAACAAGATAAGAATAAGATAAACCGAGGACCACGTGTTTTATCTGCTTTTTATGCATACATTTGTTCATCATAATGTATAGACACATTGGGAGCATTACAGtcatattttaacagcaacaacatgctaggttagcctatccacttaagaaaaactaaataatcTAACTGACGGCGCCCACGTCTCTAGCTGACTGACAGATCGTTGGCAGAGCTTTGATTTaaaatgtgtagtgaagccttgcAGCTTCATATGGTCAGTATAGTGTGACCTACAGCGCTCATGTGTCCTGTGTCCATGTGTCTCTACCACACATGCCCAGACCGTCCGGGCCTCTTGAACGTGAAGCCCATCGAGCAGCTCCAGGAAACGGTGCTGCACTCGCTGGAGCTACAACTCAAAGTCAACCACCCGGACTCTTTGCAGCTATTCGCCAAGCTCCTACAGAAGATGACCGATCTGCGACAGATCGTCACCGACCATGTGCACCTCATCCAGCTCCTGAAGAAAACCGAAGTGGACATGTTCCTACACCCGCTGCTGCAGGAGATCATGAAGGACTTgtattagagaaaaaaaaaacaaaacactgagacAACGTATTGCGAAAGGAACGGTTCTGCCTTGCGATAAAGGAGGTGACAGAAATTGAGAAAGAGATGAGGAAGAAGGTCAGGAGTGTTCGAAGCCGTCTAGACTGCCTCGGCAGCAACATGGACAGCTTGCAAAACCACCGCTTACTCTTCCAATCAGGGCGAGTGCCACCCGACCAAGAAGGCGGGCTCTCGCAGTTTGATTGGCAGACTGGACCAAGTGCCTCGAGGGCCAACGTAACTGTGAATATTTGACCCTTCCTGCCCCCACAGCAGTGCGTTTGTTTACGTGCACAAAAATGTCCACACAAAAATCACATTTCAGCCGCCATTTTATtacatcttctcaagggacattaCAGGtagtattataatataaaagtaaacacaaaagTACATCCAAAGTAAAATCCTACCCTGGGCTCCAAAGTGTTAAACAGCTGTGTGTTTTCAGTCAATAGTAAATAATACTGCTACATATACAAGCTGAACACTGACTACTCTGAAGCATATTCATGTTtacttgagaagatatactgtaatgTAAGTGTTTGTTGGAATGTGAGGGCTGTATCTATGTGAGGACATTCAAGCGCTCACCTGCTCCGTCCTGCACGCAAAATCTTGTCATCATCCGAAGACAGCGATCAGAATATTTGAATGTCAGCTGAGCTGCGAGGGAACAATCAAGATGAAGATGAGCGCTTGTCTGCTATAATGTCTGTGtatgacacatactgtatatcatgtaTGGTTTGTACTCCTTGTTATTATCGTTGTACGGATGCAatgctgtgtgtttttgtttttttttttgaatgattttCTGTGTtgatttgtattgttttgtctCTATGCAAAGTTCCATCAGTGCCTTATCAATCAATCATTgtgatgttattttttctttttttgaagaTGAAGGGCTCAGATTGATTGAGTGTTGTAAATAAATCCAGATATTTTCTAACTCTTGGACATGTATCTTCTCTTGAAAGTACACAGGCACATATTGCATCAACATTTCTAAATAGAGAGCCTTCACTCTTGGAAGTGTTTTACAGTGGTGACATCAGCAAAGaggccaaacacacacacacacacacacacacacattgcaacaCTGGCCTGAACCCTGCATGGACATTGGCGGACCTtacttgttttacatttttttttagttaaaaaactacatttccatCTTTATGTAGGTTGGAAATCCCCCGCTATTGTTCCACTCATTTTAACACCTCATCATCTGAAGAGGTGAGACAGAAGAGCTGAGGGTGGATCACATGACGCAAGCGTCCGGGTCAAACTCAGGACGCTCACATGGACTGTGAGGACGTTCAGGTTAACATTGTTGGCTATTAGTTATGATTAGGTATCAATTATAATACAATTGAGTATAATTACAACTGCGATAATAAGGTTTAATAAGGCTAAACCACATGAAAGTAAAATTAATGTCATGCAATGTACAAGGAAGGTGAGTCCCCGTTCATGCATCATTTTGCTTGTTCATTTTCACAAACGTTTACAAAATTACTTATCTATtacataataaaactaaaagaaTGTCAAATGAGGGctatcgagtggttagcatgttggtcactcAGTGTATCAAATCAGGGGTGGGGCATGAAAACATTTCTTGAGAACCATTGGTTAAATGTAAGCAGAATTATTCACCCTTGATGACAAGGGACTTCATGCGTTATAGTGTTATACGAGTGTAAGAACACtatgataaaataaaagtaaaataaaaaaaattataatgaaaCTCACCATTTCATGATGCGTGATAGTGTGTCAGACAACGTCATGCATCCctatttttaagtgttttttaagtGTTAAAATAAGGTTTTGGAAAGATAGaattcaaataaagtaaaaatactcaCCTTTTCAGTTCATACATGACGTGACTCAACTTCATACATGTTGCTTGTTGACAATTCACACCactttaaaaacatgttagccactgaataataaaactaaaacaaagtaaaattactTACCTCTTGATAATGCAAGACAGATGTACCGTGCATCAACATCATGCATCACACTTTTAACATATAAGAAGAAAGAGTTAGCAACTATACAATGAAATTTAAGTCTTTATTATGCATCACactttttcatataaaaaaaaatcatacaagtATAAGAATAAGTTAGGCgctgtataataaaactaaaatatagtAAAATGAATACCCTTGATGACAAGAGACTTAATACTTCCCTCCTTTTAACATTCCTAActttcatacaagtgtaaaaataaggtTCACTAaggataaattaaattaaataaattaaaataaagtcgcCCTTTGATACATGACATAGTGGACATGCAGGGATCAGGAAAGGTGAATCTTCATGCCTATGCAGTTGttaacaattaatttttttcctatcacacaactttgaaaaaatgttatCCACTCTATAGTAAAACTAAAGGAAAGTAAAATTGCTCACCGCTTGATGAGATATGACGTATACTAAAAAGGTCCATTAATGTCATgcatcagacttttaaaaatgtgttgacTACCATACCTGACATTCTGTATACCGCCTTACTTCATCTCAGTAaatgccacttcctgttctatggttattgtGATGCTTCGGGCACACTTTTAAGGCTACTTCTTGTAATTGTTTGTTGGTATTCAAATGAgcttttattataataataatcataaaagcACTTGACCTTATTTAGATATATTtgagagtcaaaatattacaaacagaTGATTTGATTGTGTGGATATTGCGACCTATGAGTGTATGCATGGGAATGAAGCAGAAGAATTCCATCTTCTTCCCGTTATAAATCTTGTTGGTTGACGTGTGTCATAATGTACAACCAGTACATCGTTTTGGGgggtttttatgttgttttttttttcttttggagcAAGAGCAAA comes from the Doryrhamphus excisus isolate RoL2022-K1 chromosome 18, RoL_Dexc_1.0, whole genome shotgun sequence genome and includes:
- the pparg gene encoding peroxisome proliferator-activated receptor gamma isoform X2 translates to MQTPGTDFNHQTGHSFLADMVDTQQLLPWPVGFSLSAVDLPELDNSTHLLDMKHLTTLDYATISPSSSSSMSPSLVASMSSVGVAYELSPPQSEDHLTDLDYTSVHSYRTQLDSHNSIKLEPESPPQHTESPTFSKLQDDTSTPALNIECRVCGDKASGFHYGVHACEGCKGFFRRTIRLKLVYDHCDLHCRIHKKSRNKCQYCRFQKCLNVGMSHNAIRFGRMPQAEKEKLLAEFSSDMEHIHPEAADLRALAKHLYEAYLKYFPLTKAKARAILSGKTGDNAPFVIHDMKSLMEGEQFINCRQMPIQEHQQQTSFLSASNGGTLPGSEYGIVGMTSAVELRFFHSCQSRSAEAVREVTEFAKSIPGFINLDLNDQVTLLKYGVIEVLIIMMAPLMNKDGTLISYGQIFMTREFLKSLRKPFCQLLEPKFEFSVKFNMLELDDSDMALFLAVIILSGDRPGLLNVKPIEQLQETVLHSLELQLKVNHPDSLQLFAKLLQKMTDLRQIVTDHVHLIQLLKKTEVDMFLHPLLQEIMKDLY
- the pparg gene encoding peroxisome proliferator-activated receptor gamma isoform X1 is translated as MQTPGTDFNHQTGHSFLADMVDTQQLLPWPVGFSLSAVDLPELDNSTHLLDMKHLTTLDYATISPSSSSSMSPSLVASMSSVGVAYELSPPQSEDHLTDLDYTSVHSYRTQLDSHNSIKLEPESPPQHTESPTFSKLQDDTSTPALNIECRVCGDKASGFHYGVHACEGCKGFFRRTIRLKLVYDHCDLHCRIHKKSRNKCQYCRFQKCLNVGMSHNAIRFGRMPQAEKEKLLAEFSSDMEHIHPEAADLRALAKHLYEAYLKYFPLTKAKARAILSGKTGDNAPFVIHDMKSLMEGEQFINCRQMPIQEHQQQTSFLSASNGGECRQNDAYSQSVFFKYISFPGTLPGSEYGIVGMTSAVELRFFHSCQSRSAEAVREVTEFAKSIPGFINLDLNDQVTLLKYGVIEVLIIMMAPLMNKDGTLISYGQIFMTREFLKSLRKPFCQLLEPKFEFSVKFNMLELDDSDMALFLAVIILSGDRPGLLNVKPIEQLQETVLHSLELQLKVNHPDSLQLFAKLLQKMTDLRQIVTDHVHLIQLLKKTEVDMFLHPLLQEIMKDLY